Genomic DNA from Veillonella criceti:
GCCAGCTAATAAGGCTCCACAGCGACACATTGCCATTTTGACATGTATGGATACGCGCTTGGTGGATTTATTGGAACGCACGATGGGGATTGATCGTGGTGATGCTAATGTCATTCGCGTGGCAGGCAATTGTATTACCGATGTGTTTAGTGATGTAGTGCGTAGCTTGATAGTAAGTATTTATGAGTTAGGTGCTAAAGAGATTTTTATTGTTGGTCATGAAGATTGTGGCATGGAAAAAACTTGTCCGGATGCACTTTCTAATCGTATGATTGAACGTGGTATTTCAGCAGAAGCGATTACAATGATTCGTTGTGAGATGGAACGTTGGGCTAATCATTTTTGTCATTCAGAGCAAAATGTGGTGAAAGCAGTTGCTCAGCTTCGTCAGAATCCATTAATTCCGGACGATGTTAAAATTCATGGTCTTATGTTGAATCCATATACAAGTAAATTGACGGTTGTAGTTGATGGCAATAAACCGAACAATCAATTGGATTCGATGGCTGTGTGTACTTGCTGTTAAGTAATAGTGAACCGTTATTTTGTTTGACACTAGTGTCAGATAGATAACGGTTTTCTTATGCTTAAAATAACAATAATTTTGTTTATATAGGAGGTTTTACTTTGCAAATAGAAAAGAATACAAAAGTGTTAATTACGCTCATGATTGCATCGTTTTTAACCCCGTTTTCTGGGAGCTCGCTTAACTTGTCGATGCCTGACATTGGCCGGGCTTTTCAAGTGGGGACATCAGAACTTAGTTGGGTAGTTGAAATTTTCTTGATGACATGTGCTATTTTTACAGTACCTATGGGGCAATTGGGCAATCGCATCGGTAAGAAAAAAGTATTCCTTATGGGAACCATTTTATTCTCGGTGGCTTCCTTTTTGATTTATTTTGCCACCTCGATACATTGGCTCATGATTTTGCGTGCTATACAAGGCATTGCTTCGGCCATGCTGTTTTCGACAGGTACAGCGATTGTCGCATTGGTATATCCGCCGGCACGTAGAGGTTGGGCCATGGGCATGGTTGTTTCTGTAGTGTATGTGGGATTAGCGATTGGCCCTGTTGTAGGGGGCTTTTTGAATTATCGCTTTGGTTGGCAAAGCATATTTTATTTTATTGGCCTATTAGGAACTGTTGCTACGATTATGACGATTCTTTTTATCAAAGAAGATTGGGTGAATCGAGAGCAAGGTCATTTAGGTGGAATGAGTCTTTTTTTATATGCGACGTCGCTTGTTGCTGGCCTATATGGTTTGTCTGAAGTAGCAACGACTTGGTGGGGAAAATATTTGTTGGGGATAGGTGTATTCTTCACTGCCCTGTTTGTTATTCATGAAGCAAAGGTGGCGAAGCCGTTGCTTCCAGTGAGAATTTTTTTAGAGAATAAAACATTTTCTTTTTCTAGTTTGGCTGCTATGTTGAATTATAGTGCCACATTTGCTGTTGGTTTTCTGATGTCACTTTATTTGCAGATGATTATGGGATATGATTCTGAAACGGCCGGTTGGTTTTTATTAGTACAATCTATTGTAATGGCTGTTTTATCACCATTTATGGGGACGTTGTCAGATCGGTATGGTTCGGCTATCTTAGCGTCTGCTGGTATGGGGGTTATTGCTGTTGGTTTATTCGTTGTATGGCAGGCAATGAATATGACTTCGGTGATGGTTATTATTGGGGGATTAATTGTTATGGGGATAGGGTTTGCTATGTTTTCCGCACCTAATAATAATGCGATTATGAGCGCTGTACCGCCGGCTTATTTTGGTATGGCAAGTTCTGTTATTAGCACTGTGCGACTTCTTGGGCAAGTGCTTAGCATGGCTATTGTGGCCTCTATTCTTTCGCGGATTGATGCAACTAGTGCGAATAGTTTAGAACCTGCTGTATTACTGGCGAATATACAGTATGCATTAGTAGTCTTTATGGGATTTTGTATTGTGGGAATTGTGCCCTCTATGATTCGTAATAAATGAGTGGTTTCACATGATATAATATTGTTACGTATTGATTAAGCAGAATGAAAAGGAGTTTATATGAAGTGGTCAGTTGAAATTTATTCGGAATTACCTGAAACAGCTCGGGAGATTCGACAAGTTGTGTTTGTGGAAGAGCAAGGATTTGAAGAGGAATTTGATGCAGTTGATGCTACAGCAGCTCATTTGGTAGGCTTTGTTGATGATGAAGCTGTTTGTACTTGTCGTTTTTTCCGTGAAACAGAAAATTCATCAGTGTTTATCATTGGACGTGTGGCTGTTTTAAAAACACATAGAGGTCAACAATTAGGCTCTAAATTAATACTTGCTGCTGAAGATTTTATTCGAGTTATGGGTGGTGTAAAAAATAAGTTAGCGGCTCAAGTAAGAGCTAAAGGGTTTTATGAATCCTTAGGCTATCAGGCTGAAGGAGAGGAATTTGATGAGGAAGGTTGCCCACATGTGTGGATGACAAAATAATAAAATATTAGGGATAGCGTGTAATTAGATACAATTTTAAATATTGAGAGACTGAAAGGGGCTGTAACGAAATACAACCTCTAAAACTAATAATGCGGATTAAAGATAAGAAAGTGTCTTTAATCCGCATTATTTCTATATTTATATAAGAAGGGGCTGTAACTTAAATAACGGAGAAAATCCGCATTTCGTTACAGCCCCTTTTATTTTGGGAAGTTGGTAGGAGCGTAAATTACTTTCTTTTTATGAAAATATTATATGAAAAGATTAATATTACATTTAAATTTACTGTGTGTTAAATTTTCTGTTTTTAGATAAGATTTTTTGCTATCAAAATGAAAAATTAATGGATTAAAAATGAAGTTTGTTAACAGTATGCATTAAGAGTAATGTAAAAATTGATGGATTAGGTTGTGAAAAATTATGGAATTTAATATTTTGAAATTTATGATTAGAAAAACAAATAAAGTAGATTATAAGTAAACTCAATAATTCCCTTTGTTTTAATGGGTTATTTGCGGTTTTTGGTAAAATTAAATAAAACGATAAATATAACTATAGTAGTATTGATTTTTTATTGTGATAGATGTAGAATAAAAATTGATAATAAGAAATTCATGAAATCCTTATATTTTTGATAGGTGAAAATCAAAGTTTATTTTATAGATATATGAGATTGAATTAGGGATTGATGAGTAAATTTTCTTATATCTGAATATTTTTACTGTTAATAGTTTTGTTATTCATTGGTTTTTATGTAGTTTTATCTTAGGGGGCTTTGAAACAGTATAGTTATAACTTATGTATTGTATCTAATGAGTGGGATAATGGGATAGGAGTAGGTATAATGAATAAGATTTACAAAGTTATTTGGAGTAAAACAAAGGGCTGCTATGTAGTAGCATCTGAATTTGCAAAACGAGAAGGGAAAGCAGCAAGTTCTCATATGAGTGCATTACGTGCTACATTTGCTACTTTTTGTGTTGCAAGTTTATTAACTGGTAGTGTGATGGCGGCTTCGACGGTCATGACACGGGATGATAATTTTAATTTACTCATAGGTGCTAATACGACGGCTGCGTCGGAAAATTCTGTTGTTGTAGGCGATAATATTACAGTTGGTGAAAAGGCGGATAACTCTGTCGTTCTTGGTGGTTCTTATACAGAAGATGGAAAACGGACAGATACTAATGTTACAGCCTTGAATTCTGTAGTTATTGGCTTAGGGAATACTGTAAAGGGCTATGCTACCGATATAAAATATAGCGATAAAAAAGATACGAACATATTTAATACTGTCATTGGTACGGGCAATGTTATTGAAGGGGAAAATGTTACTAATAAGGGACAAGTATTTAAAAATGTAGCGATTGGCTATAAGAATAGAGTCGCCACTCAAAACGCTGTAGCGCTTGGTAATGAAGCAGAAGTAACGGGTATTTCGTCTGTGGCGATTGGTGATAAAGCAAGAGCTATATCGGGAAATACCTTGGCTATTGGGCAAGGTGCTACTGCTCAAGATCAACGCTCTATAGCATTAGGGGTTGGGGCTACCACGGAAAAGAGTGATAGTATTGCTATTGCTGCTACAACTAAGAGCACGTATAGTATTGCTATGGGCTCGTCTGCTAATACGGGTGTGAATGCAAATAACTCGATTGCTATTGGGAAACAGGCTACGGTTAGTGATAATCTTCCTGATTCTATCGTAATGGGCCGTGAGGCTAAAGCTTCTGGTAATGGGTATCAATCAGTAGCAATCGGCACGCAAGCCAATGTGACGGTTGCGGGTGGTGTGGCTCTAGGTGATCGATCTGTTGCTTCTGTAACGACTGGTCAAAAAGGATATGATCCAGCTACTAATAAGGCCAGTGTTAATACAGATAAAACTTGGAAGAGTACATACAGTGCTGTTTCTATTGGTAATGATAGTGCTACTCGACAAATTGTGAATGTAGCAGCCGGCTCTAATGATACGGATGCGGTGAATGTGGCACAGTTAAAAGCAGTGACTTTGCAGACTACAGCTGATACTAAAACAGCAGGTAGCAATGGGCAAGGAAAAGTAAATCTAGCCACTGAAAAACTAAATATTGCTGGTGGTGCTACTGGTACTGCGACAACTGTTAAAAATATTAAAACGTCTTTAACTAGCGATCCTACAAAAATCCAAATCGATTTAGTGAAGGATGTGAATTTAGGTGCTAATGGTTCTCTAACGACAGGGAACACAGTAGTTAATAATAGCGGGGTAAAAGTAACGAATGGTAGCCAATCGAGCTCTTTGACTGCTAGTGGTTTAACGGTTACTAATGGTCCGACGATTTCTACGTCTGGTATTGCTATGGGTAATGATCAGATTACACAGTTAGCAAGTGGTTCTGATGGTGAGTCTAATGGTAAACCGACTTATAATACCCCAACCAATGCAGCGAATATTGGTGACGTAAAGAATATCACGGATGCCGCTACTACAGTGGTTATTAATAACTTGACCGCTAAGGGTATGGATTTTGCCGGTAATACGGGTAAAGTGCATCGTGATTTAGGTCAAACTCTTAATGTAGTAGGTGGTCAAAGTGATACAACTAAGCTATCTGAAGGGGCTAATATTGGCGTAGTTGCTGCAACTACAGGTAATGATGCGAGCTTAACAATTAAACTAGCTAAAGATTTGACTGGTTTAAATACAGTGACAGCTAGTTCGGCTGTTATAGGTAACCAGAGCGGTACAGTAATTAATTCAGATGGTAGTAAGACGCAAGCACCTAAGGGAAGTTATGTAACTGGTTTAAGTAATACGTCTTGGGATGTAAAAAATCCTTCCTATGTGTCTGGTCGAGCAGCGACAGAAGATCAATTAAAAGCGGTGTCAGAGGCTCTTAGCCAACAAGTTGTGGATACAGATGATTATCGTTTAATTCAAAATCCAGCTGCTGGTTCCGATGGGGCATATAAAGTAGCCAATAATAAAGTGACGTTGAAGGTGAAAAATGTTAATGACCCTAAGGCTACCGTTGAAGATGTTGTTATTGATGATGTAGCGTCTGCTACTGATTTAGATAAGTTAACGGATCGTGCTGTTAAATATGATTTAACGGGCGATACAGTGAATAAAAACCAAGTAACGCTAGAAGGTACTAATGGTACACAAATTAAGAATTTAGCAAGTGGCTCTGATGGCGTTAAGGA
This window encodes:
- a CDS encoding beta-class carbonic anhydrase, with translation MTLLDEILKANEAYVADIVKEYGEAGMPANKAPQRHIAILTCMDTRLVDLLERTMGIDRGDANVIRVAGNCITDVFSDVVRSLIVSIYELGAKEIFIVGHEDCGMEKTCPDALSNRMIERGISAEAITMIRCEMERWANHFCHSEQNVVKAVAQLRQNPLIPDDVKIHGLMLNPYTSKLTVVVDGNKPNNQLDSMAVCTCC
- a CDS encoding GNAT family N-acetyltransferase, with the translated sequence MKWSVEIYSELPETAREIRQVVFVEEQGFEEEFDAVDATAAHLVGFVDDEAVCTCRFFRETENSSVFIIGRVAVLKTHRGQQLGSKLILAAEDFIRVMGGVKNKLAAQVRAKGFYESLGYQAEGEEFDEEGCPHVWMTK
- a CDS encoding MFS transporter, encoding MQIEKNTKVLITLMIASFLTPFSGSSLNLSMPDIGRAFQVGTSELSWVVEIFLMTCAIFTVPMGQLGNRIGKKKVFLMGTILFSVASFLIYFATSIHWLMILRAIQGIASAMLFSTGTAIVALVYPPARRGWAMGMVVSVVYVGLAIGPVVGGFLNYRFGWQSIFYFIGLLGTVATIMTILFIKEDWVNREQGHLGGMSLFLYATSLVAGLYGLSEVATTWWGKYLLGIGVFFTALFVIHEAKVAKPLLPVRIFLENKTFSFSSLAAMLNYSATFAVGFLMSLYLQMIMGYDSETAGWFLLVQSIVMAVLSPFMGTLSDRYGSAILASAGMGVIAVGLFVVWQAMNMTSVMVIIGGLIVMGIGFAMFSAPNNNAIMSAVPPAYFGMASSVISTVRLLGQVLSMAIVASILSRIDATSANSLEPAVLLANIQYALVVFMGFCIVGIVPSMIRNK